From the genome of Mycetocola spongiae, one region includes:
- a CDS encoding DUF3097 domain-containing protein — protein sequence MSFDDYGSDVLAGNWRTRGTLTSAECEAVPGLVVEEVSTGWVGAVVGIETRMVQLEDRRGKVRVFPLGPGFHVEGKPVILVVPGATAAPVRKKTASGSFAVDNAPARVARASRILVEGRHDAELVEKVWGDDLRIEGVVVEYLGGIDDLSGLIAEYEPSSRRRIGVLVDHLVPGSKESRIADAVRRGPHGKNVLVVGHPFIDIWQAVRPERVGIAQWPQIPRSIEWKKGICASFGWPHEEQADIARAWQAILGRVRNYTDLEPALLGRVEELIDFVTGIPED from the coding sequence GTGAGCTTTGACGATTATGGTAGCGATGTCCTCGCCGGAAACTGGCGCACACGCGGCACCCTGACCTCCGCCGAGTGCGAGGCCGTGCCGGGCCTGGTGGTGGAGGAGGTCTCCACCGGCTGGGTGGGCGCCGTGGTGGGTATCGAGACCCGGATGGTGCAGCTGGAGGATCGCCGCGGCAAGGTGCGGGTTTTCCCGCTCGGCCCGGGCTTCCACGTGGAGGGTAAGCCGGTGATCCTAGTTGTGCCGGGGGCCACGGCCGCACCGGTGCGGAAAAAAACCGCCTCGGGCTCCTTTGCGGTGGATAACGCACCGGCCCGGGTGGCCCGGGCGAGCCGAATCCTCGTGGAGGGCCGGCACGATGCCGAGCTGGTGGAAAAGGTCTGGGGGGATGACCTGCGCATCGAGGGTGTTGTGGTGGAATATCTCGGCGGAATCGACGACCTCTCCGGGCTGATCGCCGAATACGAGCCCTCCTCGCGGCGCCGCATCGGGGTGCTTGTGGACCATCTGGTTCCCGGGTCCAAGGAATCGCGTATCGCCGATGCGGTGCGCCGCGGTCCGCACGGCAAAAACGTGCTGGTGGTGGGGCATCCGTTTATCGATATCTGGCAGGCGGTGCGGCCCGAGCGTGTGGGGATCGCGCAGTGGCCGCAGATTCCGCGCAGTATCGAGTGGAAAAAGGGCATCTGTGCCTCGTTTGGTTGGCCCCATGAGGAGCAGGCGGATATCGCCCGCGCCTGGCAGGCCATCCTGGGGCGGGTGCGCAATTACACCGATCTGGAACCCGCGCTCCTCGGGCGCGTGGAGGAACTGATCGATTTTGTCACTGGGATTCCCGAGGACTAA
- a CDS encoding gamma-glutamyl-gamma-aminobutyrate hydrolase family protein, with translation MAVIEVISSRPNARDYNRYTGAMIDTLVRTASASGWTVQRHSADALGTVGLLAATAEAEAIVVCGGEDIDPVFYGGQSGYVGEGTHYPRADAAQIAVVRRAATRGTPLLGICRGHQIINVALGGTLVEHIEAPGHRNEDLPVEYILTEHPVLLDPNSRLASLLGGEYVLVQSAHHQVIASLGEGLSVAGWAHDGLPEAIEHHSLPITGVQWHPEAPAAVRGQLELLINGLSAQAELADARFSRRLVAA, from the coding sequence ATGGCAGTCATCGAAGTGATTTCCTCCCGACCCAATGCCCGCGACTATAACCGCTATACCGGCGCCATGATCGATACCCTCGTGCGCACCGCCTCCGCCTCGGGCTGGACCGTGCAGCGCCATTCCGCCGATGCCCTCGGCACCGTGGGCCTGCTCGCGGCCACCGCCGAGGCCGAGGCCATCGTGGTGTGCGGCGGCGAGGATATCGACCCCGTATTTTATGGCGGACAGAGCGGCTATGTGGGCGAGGGCACCCACTACCCCCGCGCCGATGCCGCCCAGATTGCGGTGGTGCGTCGCGCCGCCACCCGGGGCACGCCCCTTCTCGGAATCTGCCGCGGACACCAGATCATCAACGTGGCCCTCGGCGGCACCCTCGTGGAGCATATCGAGGCTCCCGGGCACCGCAACGAGGACCTCCCGGTGGAATATATCCTCACCGAGCACCCCGTGCTGCTGGACCCGAACTCGCGGCTGGCCTCCCTGCTGGGCGGCGAATACGTGCTTGTGCAGAGCGCCCACCACCAGGTCATTGCCTCCCTGGGTGAGGGCCTGAGCGTGGCGGGCTGGGCCCACGACGGCCTGCCCGAGGCCATCGAGCACCACAGCCTTCCGATCACGGGCGTGCAGTGGCACCCCGAGGCCCCGGCCGCCGTGCGTGGCCAGCTGGAACTGCTGATTAACGGGCTCTCCGCGCAGGCGGAGCTGGCCGATGCCCGGTTTTCGCGACGTCTTGTGGCCGCATAG